Below is a window of Kineococcus rhizosphaerae DNA.
CCGTACGCACGGCTGTCGAACACCTGCGTGCGCTGGGTCATCGGCGGATCGCCTATGCCGGCGGCCCGCAGGCCTCCTGGGTTGATCTGCGCCGGCGTGAGGGTCTGCAGCACTGCTCAGAGGCCTTCCAAGACGTGGAAATCATCGATCTGGGGCATTTCCGGCCGCACTACACCGGTGGGATCGCCGCCGCTGACTTGGCCTTAGCCAGCAACGCCACCGCCGTGCTGGCCTATAACGACCTGCTAGCTCTTGGCTTGATCGGCCAGGTACGTCAACGAGGATTCGGGGTCCCTCAGCGACTTAGCGTCATCGGCTTTGACGGCCTTGCGATCGGAGCGCTGTTCACCCCCACGTTGACCAGCGTGGGGGTCGCCCATGCCCGTCTGGGATCCCTAGCAGTGAGCGCCCTACTGGAGGATCTGTCCTCTGGCCCGGGGGGGTTCCTGCAGCACCAAACTCCTTTCGAACTACTCGTACGAGAATCAACCGCCGAGCCTTTGGAGCGATAGTGATCGCCGCTACCCCCCTCCTTCCTACGCCGAGCACCCCTTTTCAAGACTCCTCCTCCTGCTGGTTGAACCCGGAGACCACTACTTCCCTGCGTGGACGTTTCGTAGCCGTCGATGGGGAAGGACCCATCACCGAGCGCCTGCGTATCGAGGCCGCCCTTGCCGGAGCCCAGTGCGTGAAGCCGGCGCACGCGGAGATCTTGCTGGTCCGCGCTGACCGAGCTGGTGAGGAACTCGCCG
It encodes the following:
- a CDS encoding LacI family DNA-binding transcriptional regulator; translated protein: MSTVTAQQVADLVGVSLSTVSRALSAPDLVSPATLVRVQAAVRQLGYHPNRAASTLATGRTTSIGLVVPDLENPYFASVAKGVQSRAWSTGYTVMVADSDEDPVREAEVVKKLSRQVDGVVLCSPRSTDAVVRDLASRVRLVLLNRQVDDLPSVSVDNAATVRTAVEHLRALGHRRIAYAGGPQASWVDLRRREGLQHCSEAFQDVEIIDLGHFRPHYTGGIAAADLALASNATAVLAYNDLLALGLIGQVRQRGFGVPQRLSVIGFDGLAIGALFTPTLTSVGVAHARLGSLAVSALLEDLSSGPGGFLQHQTPFELLVRESTAEPLER